The DNA region ataaaatccctTAACTAAATAATTACCTAAAtaataacctaatctaataataacaaaaaacaTCAAACCCAACAAGAAATTAACAATCCCTTCaacatcaaacaacacagatctAGGGTTTCACTAACAATTCACAAATCTTCATCCTCACCCCAACAACTgttatcttcttcctcaactccCAAAAAacccattcttcttcttcttcttcttcttcttcttccccacccCCACCCACCCAACAAACTcaaatcttcatcctcaaccCCAACAACTgttatcttcttcctcaactccaaaaaaactcattcttcttcttcttcttcttcttcttcttcttccccacccCCACCCACCCACCCAACAAACTcaaatcttcatcctcaaccCCAACAACTgttatcttcttcctcaactccaaaaaaaatcattcttcttcttcttcttccccacccTCACCCACCCAACAAACCCAGACAACCAGAACCCCACCACCCTCAATCCACATGCAAATCCGAGTTCAGTCTCACCTCACCAACCTAGATCCAGTCCAGATCGAAGCATATCCGGACAAATTGATGCAAGGAGATGGCAAAGGTGCAGCAAGGAGAGCTTGGGTTTGGCAATGGCAGCAAAAAAGGGTTGGGTGTGGTGGTTGGGGTGGGTTTCAGTTTTGCTGATTGCTGgctaaagaagatgaaatttGGGGTGGGTAGATAGTGGTGGTGCGTGGGTTTGGAGGTGTTGAGGTGGGTTGGGGTCTTGTTTCTGGAATCTGAATTTTTGGTGTGGTTATGGGTTTTCAATGGTGGGGGTTGAAGAGGTGAGGAAGGTTGCAGAgagtgttttgttttatttttagatttaggtttttatttacattagagattttattaagttttttattttttatttatgcttttaatatatgagttggatttaaaaaattaagttttaggaaatttttcaattaaaaaaaattaaaatgccacgtggaaaagctgagtaggctaaaattgaagccacttcagcatcagacacactttgtccttaattgaattaaaaaaaatttcttagggactcaatttgatgcgaaaattttccaggtcctggatttgattccctttgtaatctcaggggcctttggaccctttaagcctaaaaaaaattacaagggATTTTTATTTCTGGAAACATGCGTAAGAGTAACACCCCTGTTCCTATTTGACATGGTTTGAATCTCGTGAATGATCCCTATCTGAAAAGGTGGTGACCTCAACGGGTTTTGGAGGGTTGGCTCTCTACAAGTGTACAGAGTTATCTGAAGTAATAAAAAAATCGAACTACAGGGATCGTGAGTTTAGAACCaagttaatttaattatttctaCTGTAGAACTCTCATAAAAGATTGTTAGTTCAcagttttcaaaagaaaaacgaTAACTAAAGCAATAAGTAAGTAAAAGCACTAATGAGAGAGATGTACTTGGGGTATGATCGACTTCATCAAATTATCAATTATACCTTTGGTGATTCCAAATTAATGTATGGAACATGTTCCTTATCTATGATGCTTTGCCTAGCTAGATTTCTACTTGTTAATTTCTTAACTAAATAAATCACTCAACTCAATTGCTAGTCCTAATGTCTTAGATCCTAACCCAATTAGATTGAGGATGAATTTCGCGCTTGAATTAAAGACAACAAAACCTAGCACTACCCTTATGTCTAAGGTGTAGAAGTTCTTGATTAATCAACTTTCCAAATCCTTATTTCTAACCAAACTATTGTTTGTGCGAGGAATAGTAAAACTCTTGCGTCGACTCAAGATATATTAAAATGGGAAAAGAGATTCATAAATAATCAAACTTGTTCATATAAAACCTGAAAACGTTAAagctaataaaaaataagaattcaTCAAACCCAAGTACCTATGCTCATGGCTAACATGATTACattaatgatgaaaaaaaaaaagcaatgatCTCAAGCCTCCACACAAGCTATAGCACCCTCTCCTTGAGTAtccataaaagaaaaaaaaaaaaaaaactcataaaaacaCTTTAGAATGTTCCATATAGCTAAGAAATGAAAAGCTATCAACTCCAATACGTGAATACCCCGGTTGCGCCAAATACTAGAATAAAAATTGTGCAGCTAAACCACTTTGCCTGGTCAGCTTCGaattttctctgttttttttttttttctgatttccTCCCACTTTTTCCGGCGGCTTATGGAAACTGCTGAAGTAACCACCGAAAAACGTTATGTGCATTTCCACAAATGTACACAAATGAAAAAATTGATTGGAATTTTAATTTGTGGAAAGTAGTGGTAGCAAAATTAGCTAATTTAACCTTTAGCGGTGGTTTAAACCGCCGCCATTGACCATCAATTTTGCTTAAGCATTCGCCGAGATTGAAGGCTCCATCCAAATTAAGGAGAAGCTAGAGTCAACAATTGCAAATTGTGGGCAATTCTAGATATTCCACACTTATTTATTATGTCAATTTTCAattcatttctgaatttcaaaTCAAATGAGTCGTACCTTCCTCAAATTGATAAATAGACCAGAGGTTATAGTGCGGTTGAAATCGTcgcaatagtttttttttttaatttcttatattttccctataaaaaataaactttatttATATTCAAATCACCCTTCTTTTTAAATGAAATTTAGtcattgattttaaaatatcttaaatattttccttaattcAAAAATGCTCCAACCGTGTTCTAGTCTCTCAAAATTCGAGACACGTGCAATTGCAAGTTAAAATAAGGGGCATCGGTGTCCCACTCTCCCCCTTTATATGGAGACACCATAGAATTCGCCCTAACttaatattatcattattttttattattattactattatatgTCAATGTTTGTTGTTAGTAACGTTAGCAAATTAGTTCTTTCACTAGGTTTGAATCCTGATGTCGTTTCATCCTTTATTCCCCGGCCCCAACCCTTATATCTCAAACTTTTACCACTTAAGTTAACCTTCATGTCCCTAGCCCTAACTTATTATTGATTAGCTCACAAAGATAAAAGAAATACAATCATATAATTCATTGCAAATGGTTTCAAGCTGCAAATTTTGAACatcaagttttattttgaagGCCCGAAATTATTGTTCTTTATTTATCCCTTAGTGTCTAATAAGTGAAGCTTGATTTGAAATCCCAAACATGAATCCTGTGTTGTTCGACCAGCTGTCCGGTGGCGCCAGAGAAGCCAACTCTAACCCATTCAGGAAGAATAGTCCTCAAATCAACCACAAACGAGAGACTAGTAGTGATAGTAGAAAATTTCAGACCCTTCTGCTGATCTATCTGCTTCACCAGCACACTCAATGTTTTTGTGACGGGTTCATAGCTCACGGTGGCAAAGGCAGCTGAGGTGCTCAAAGAATTTCCAGTTCGCCACGGCACggtttttgatgaaataatggAGTTTATGTCAATGCCTATGTGGGAGGTGAAAGGATCCCATGTATCCGCATAGGTGTCAAACTCAACCGCCACTATTTGGTTTTGGTAGGAGTCGAAAGCAGAGTCCTTGCTGAAGAGTCCAAGGAATCCACCAGTTGAGTTTTTCGGGATTTTAGAGTTGAATGGTGCAATGAAGAAGGCGATTCCATCTCCATGGAATCCTGAACTTGTTGGTTGCACATCCAAAGTGAAGGAGGTGGTGAACGCTGCAAGTGCCCCTGTTTTCTTATCCCAAAGGTGCACTGGTTCAGCAAAGGAGGCTCTGCCAGAACTGCTGGGCAGAGGAACACCATAAGCAGTCTTCGTAAGTTCCAGAACACCGTTTGATGCAAAGGCATCGCCTTCGAAGGTGATGTCTTTTGTGTTTGGAAGCTGAAAACCGGGGAAAGTGAAAGTCTCTGAGTTCACATTGTGAGCAACCATGAACAAGGAAATGAGGATCACGAACAGAGACATCAGACCCATGATCACTATAAACTTTTGATAGtgtgttaagccaaaattacaagtactacaattctcgacaccatggtgcaaaagtggtttctcgacagaaagggttgggcgaagccgacaactcagcacacgatgtccctcaaagacaagttagtaaaagccataactcgacacactcagaagatgaagaaatctcgatcatcttaatggaagaggcagttaccgaataacaagcaactacaagcacgtgcgtacacccacgatgccacgaatagcaacggttgcccacgactcagaaccatccacgtggcaatagagtcacgtgcgcgaagaccatcggctaaacgtggggtatggcgccaaaattcaaaacccacgaagccatcgtgcatccaaggaaaaccgccaagaacatgggcggaaagaacaatataaatagaggaagcagcagcagaagaagaggttcccaactaaaaactctgaaaattcaccaaaagctctaaacgtccgcatcaatgagacttcgagagcagaacgtgatgatggaggagtatgttgcagaaccaacgctttagtttccctgcatttcagtttgttgatttccagttcttgtgtgtagcttgttttgtcgaaatttgctttcatgctattttagtttgcttgactgttttgtaatcgactcatattcaataaagtccagtttcgtttgagttgtttattgttgtcgagaatacactcgttcacacactacactttggcaaagcgttttctcaaaaggaccccgaatctaaacttcctttagtcgaactaagaggatatttgtttaccaaaaatccgtgtaaacataGTGATATGAGGATTATGGTATTGCGGCTCTCTATATAGAAAGCCTTAAGCAAGCCATGCTATATATACACATGCACCCTTGTCAAACATGACAAATGTATAATCCAAAAGCATATGATGAAGCCAAATGAATAATTTCAAAAGCATATGGTGAAGCCAAATCACTTGCATAGAATGCATGAATTAGAGGGCTTATGACCATTGAGAATGATGAACACGATGTGATTTCGATTATGCAGATGATCAAGTTTTGTTTCACATTGACTACAATATAATCCCTAGCATGGTACAACCTTCACctctaattaattatttttgggttgagttagatcACATTTGAGTATATTCTAATCTTATTTATTCAAGACGATCCATATATGAGGCACTTAAATGTTTGTTCTTGTAAATTTTAGACTTTAAATATCTAGACTTAAATGTGAGATAAGATAAAGTCTTACATTAACTAAAATATAATCAACATagattttataaaaagaaatacAATTCTCACATATAAACAGAGTTTGGATTAATTCAAATTCTAACACTTATATGTCGAAGTAATTGCAAATGTCCTTGTTGGGTATTTGAAAAAGGGTAAGGaacaaactaaataaaaattaaattatacaa from Lotus japonicus ecotype B-129 chromosome 2, LjGifu_v1.2 includes:
- the LOC130735753 gene encoding lectin 7-like, giving the protein MGLMSLFVILISLFMVAHNVNSETFTFPGFQLPNTKDITFEGDAFASNGVLELTKTAYGVPLPSSSGRASFAEPVHLWDKKTGALAAFTTSFTLDVQPTSSGFHGDGIAFFIAPFNSKIPKNSTGGFLGLFSKDSAFDSYQNQIVAVEFDTYADTWDPFTSHIGIDINSIISSKTVPWRTGNSLSTSAAFATVSYEPVTKTLSVLVKQIDQQKGLKFSTITTSLSFVVDLRTILPEWVRVGFSGATGQLVEQHRIHVWDFKSSFTY